A single window of Bacteroidales bacterium DNA harbors:
- a CDS encoding sugar nucleotide-binding protein: CTIHPIESKDWPTIAQRPHYSVFNKAKIKNDFGITIPYWKESLKKMLQKLDK, translated from the coding sequence CTGCACCATCCATCCCATCGAAAGCAAGGATTGGCCTACCATCGCCCAACGCCCCCATTACAGCGTATTCAACAAAGCAAAGATCAAAAATGACTTCGGCATCACCATTCCATACTGGAAGGAGAGTCTGAAGAAGATGTTACAAAAGTTAGATAAATAA